The genomic region TCGCTTTGACTTGGTCTAACTCTGAGCGAAGCGCCGCGGTGCTGTTTATTATTTCAGATTTCACCGCTTGTAATTCACTCTTAAGAAAGTCAAAGTCTTCTGCAAGGGCATCCTTCAGTTCTGATTTAATCACTGCTAAAATATCAGACTTTAGTGCGAGAAGTATTTCAGACTTCAAACCAGACGTATCCATTTCGCTGTAATTTGGTGAGGGTGGAGCCGATTCACTCATGGCCTTACAAACATTCCGGTCCGAGGAGGTGTTCGGCCTATTGCCCGCAGGTCCTGTGTACTTGTATTTTCTGAGATTTGTCGCCATTTTCGTAGTTTTTAGAGTCGACTTAACAAGAGAGTCCAATACTAAAGTTTCTGGCATCGAGTTTTGAAATAatactttaagaaaaaaacacaacattataggagtgggcgatatctcgatatttaaaatatatcgagaaatattttttaaacacgatatggacatatcgtatatatcgatatattgtttatatttaattctgattccgccactttgcttgtttgtcttctctgtgctgtgctcgccccccgcctccttgattttgttccccctcccctcgtGTGTTGTCTCTTAAAAATGGCGGCGTCCGCAACCAGCCCGGAGGCTGCAGAACTAGTATTAAAaaagacaactggctccattgtATGGAGATACATCGGTTTTAAGCaggcgccaacctcccgctctctctcgtgaggccaataaggaagtgactaaaactgcaattcatcgactggccgcttgaggctggctgcaaaagggagtcagttccatagactccccatgttaaaatgcccaattttacagcaggaaaaaacatatttacagcctggttcaaaaaatgattttggtctaaatagctaattttgcccttcatgacaactgtgaggggggttaatttttttataactcatccgtttaaattatattaagacttaaagttctgcataattaagggcgtagccacttgagtgacaggtggattgccgctgctgacactgccgtcgtgctaggtgggtgtggctacagcaactagctcccgcctttttgcccatttttgattgtccgggagagtcgcgcagtgacgcgctgccaagatggcgacggcccgctctacacactttaggcttcaaaaacacacttcaggagtctacgggtgatgtcacggacactacgtccatgtttttatacagtctatggttttaaggcgtcgggcgaacagcaggcagatgtctactgtagggccctatgatttccgcgatgcagaaaacgcaaaCCCGGAAGCGCGCTTGacactccggtgatttcagcttctgccctctcactaaataaagacgtgaacacatgaacaacatctccagaactgcactgagagtcacttcatgagcatctgaccgtttgatttgagtaaaactagcgtcatatcacatcatagactgtagtatcacatacaccgaactgtaaaggtaaacctgtcaaaataaaagtatttgccagaaatctattactagcctattgttcagcagaatgtagaaagcctactactactactattaaaatgaaacaaacataatttaaggaataatcacacaacatttcttccatgtattatttttactagtaaatcccctttgtttaccaaaaaataaagtttgcttaattttcaataattaaaagataaattaaatgaatgtttatgccttcatttgataaccagaaaaatgtgaatacacagaatttcagaggggaaaaaacatttcacataaggctattttaagaaaaaaatgtaacaaataaagttgtttttatgcatttaaataattacacttgcttaaacacagaattagataacaataaaacatatggtgaagaaaaaaagaaaacatttcatagggtcctaaacatgtaatatttggcttttagggggttatttttcctgtaaagatatcgagatatatatcatatatcgagatatatatcatatatcgagatatattttttactccatatcgcccagccctactacaTTAGGTAAGCATGACAGGAGCCCTGCCAAACACGTCTTACTGCTTTGCTGCCATAGAGCGCCCCCCATCTGTTCTCTCATTTTAACCAGGCACAACATGCTCATGATTTACTAAAACAGGGTAACAAATATTTATGTTGggggaacaaattcttaatttttatatttaagaagGCTCTAGGAGATGCTTGAACTTTCTCTCAGTTTGAGAGCTGTCTTCTTTGCACAGACTGACTGTACTTTGTGTCCCCTCTCTCAGGTATTAAATGAAGCAGTGGGTGCTCTCATGTACCACACCATCACCCTGATGAGGGAGGACCTGGAAAAGTTCAAAGCACTTCGTATAATTGTCCGCATTGGGAGCGGCTTTGATAATATCGACATAAAGTCTGCTGGAGACTTAGGTAATGGTTAAGAAGGTTTTCTGTGACATCCCACACATTGcacaacagtgtgtgtgtttgctgtatgAAGAGTCTGACTGTAACCCATCCTCATCCGCAGGAATAGCAGTCTGCAACATGCCAGCAGCTTCAGTCGAGGAGACGGCAGACTCCACCATGTGTCACATCCTAAACCTGTACCGACGCACCACCTGGCTGCACCAGGCTCTCCGGGAGGGCACGCGGGTCCAGAGCGCAGAACAGATCCGGGAGGTGGCGTCTGGGGCGGCCCGGATCAGAGGAGAGACGCTGGGGATCATTGGTCTAGGTGTGTTGTCTCGCATAGCCAGACGCTTGACTCTAGACATGAAGTCTGATCCACTTCACTGTGTATTCTGGCCAAGAACCGCCCACTTAGACAGAAAGAGATCCTCTGAATGAGATATAAAGTAACCAGCtgctgtttgttttgttcttaTGTGCTTTTTAGGGGTGAGTAAATCTGAATACACTGATTCAGACAGAAAAAACCCCAAAACATTTGAAATTCTGTTTATGGAGCTGTGAAGATAACAGAGAGGAAGCTATTGTTAATGTGATctacatttctgtcatcattacAGAATTCATCTCTCATCAATTAGGATTTTTTCTGCTGGTCTGTGGACTAATGCAGCCACAAAAAAtgatcatttatataatatataaaatctcacaggttcattaaaatattaagcagtacaactgatTCAGGTAAAAATTCAGGttgcatcgcaggaataaattacattttaaagtatattcaaatagaaaaccgttattttaaatagtaataacatttcataatattattgttgtttctGTATTTCAagttaaataaatccagtcttGTAGAGCACAAGAGTCCTctttcaaaaatgttaaaaaaagtctTCCTGAGCACAAACTGTTACACAGaagaaataatacataaaacaagcTGTATAAATAATACAGCTATAATATAACTCAATTAATTGCTTAACACCCCTTTGCTTAAAATTACAAATCAAAACGATAAAAGAAACCTCACAGAGGCTCATAAGGACTCATACAGTAATATTGGGATTTTTAAATACTCCACCCTCCTTCCCAGGCTGTAGGAAAATTCACATaactacacacattttaataaaacctgtttttttttttttttgaattgtaATTTTGCCATGACAGTGACTGGCATTGAACTAATGTAATTCAAAAAAGGTCCTCTCATACAAGTGATATGTCTGCTCTCAGGGCGTGTTGGACAGGCGGTTGCACTGAGGGCCAAAGCATTCGGCTTCAACGTGATCTTCTACGACCCGTACCTGTCTGATGGGACGGAGCGAGCCCTGGGGCTGCAGAGAGTCAACACCCTTCAGGACCTGCTCTTCCACAGCGACTGCGTCACCTTACACTGCAGCCTCAACGAGCACAACCACCATCTCATCAACGACTTCACCATCAAACAGGTGAAGGCCGCCTGCAGCCACTCACAAGCACAAGAACATACATGCCCTGGACAAACAACTGTTTATCATCATTACTGTGTGTTGACCGTAGATGCGTCAGGGTGCCTTCCTCGTGAACACGGCGCGTGGAGGTCTGGTGGATGAGAAGGCTCTGGCCCAGGCTCTGAAAGAGGGCAGAATACGGGGAGCAGCCCTGGACGTCCATGAGACCGAGCCCTTCAGGTGAATAACAGCAACATGGGATGTTCAACAATCGTGTTATTTTGACATTAGGATGGATCGCTTGCTCCAAAACACATTTCTGTTCCATACcctgtttttttttgcaatgttattTGGTTTCaaatag from Carassius carassius chromosome 29, fCarCar2.1, whole genome shotgun sequence harbors:
- the LOC132109935 gene encoding C-terminal-binding protein 1 isoform X2, yielding MSIRPPIMNGPMHPRPLVALLDGRDCTVEMPILKDVATVAFCDAQSTQEIHEKVLNEAVGALMYHTITLMREDLEKFKALRIIVRIGSGFDNIDIKSAGDLGIAVCNMPAASVEETADSTMCHILNLYRRTTWLHQALREGTRVQSAEQIREVASGAARIRGETLGIIGLGRVGQAVALRAKAFGFNVIFYDPYLSDGTERALGLQRVNTLQDLLFHSDCVTLHCSLNEHNHHLINDFTIKQMRQGAFLVNTARGGLVDEKALAQALKEGRIRGAALDVHETEPFSFSQGPLKDAPNLICTPHAAWYSEQASIEMREEAAREIRRAITGRIPDSLKNCVNKEFLTQTTHWAGLDPTVVHPELNGAYRYPPSVVSLASGGLPPPVEGIMPSTVPITHSLTTAAHPPHAPSPGQTGKAEPDREQHPNEQL
- the LOC132109935 gene encoding C-terminal-binding protein 1 isoform X3, which gives rise to MNGPMHPRPLVALLDGRDCTVEMPILKDVATVAFCDAQSTQEIHEKVLNEAVGALMYHTITLMREDLEKFKALRIIVRIGSGFDNIDIKSAGDLGIAVCNMPAASVEETADSTMCHILNLYRRTTWLHQALREGTRVQSAEQIREVASGAARIRGETLGIIGLGRVGQAVALRAKAFGFNVIFYDPYLSDGTERALGLQRVNTLQDLLFHSDCVTLHCSLNEHNHHLINDFTIKQMRQGAFLVNTARGGLVDEKALAQALKEGRIRGAALDVHETEPFSFSQGPLKDAPNLICTPHAAWYSEQASIEMREEAAREIRRAITGRIPDSLKNCVNKEFLTQTTHWAGLDPTVVHPELNGAYRYPPSVVSLASGGLPPPVEGIMPSTVPITHSLTTAAHPPHAPSPGQTGKAEPDREQHPNEQL
- the LOC132109935 gene encoding C-terminal-binding protein 1 isoform X1; protein product: MGSSHLLNKGLPLGIRPPIMNGPMHPRPLVALLDGRDCTVEMPILKDVATVAFCDAQSTQEIHEKVLNEAVGALMYHTITLMREDLEKFKALRIIVRIGSGFDNIDIKSAGDLGIAVCNMPAASVEETADSTMCHILNLYRRTTWLHQALREGTRVQSAEQIREVASGAARIRGETLGIIGLGRVGQAVALRAKAFGFNVIFYDPYLSDGTERALGLQRVNTLQDLLFHSDCVTLHCSLNEHNHHLINDFTIKQMRQGAFLVNTARGGLVDEKALAQALKEGRIRGAALDVHETEPFSFSQGPLKDAPNLICTPHAAWYSEQASIEMREEAAREIRRAITGRIPDSLKNCVNKEFLTQTTHWAGLDPTVVHPELNGAYRYPPSVVSLASGGLPPPVEGIMPSTVPITHSLTTAAHPPHAPSPGQTGKAEPDREQHPNEQL
- the LOC132109935 gene encoding C-terminal-binding protein 1 isoform X4, which produces MGSSHLLNKGLPLGIRPPIMNGPMHPRPLVALLDGRDCTVEMPILKDVATVAFCDAQSTQEIHEKVLNEAVGALMYHTITLMREDLEKFKALRIIVRIGSGFDNIDIKSAGDLGIAVCNMPAASVEETADSTMCHILNLYRRTTWLHQALREGTRVQSAEQIREVASGAARIRGETLGIIGLGRVGQAVALRAKAFGFNVIFYDPYLSDGTERALGLQRVNTLQDLLFHSDCVTLHCSLNEHNHHLINDFTIKQMRQGAFLVNTARGGLVDEKALAQALKEGRIRGAALDVHETEPFSFSQGPLKDAPNLICTPHAAWYSEQASIEMREEAAREIRRAITGRIPDSLKNCVNKEFLTQTTHWAGLDPTVVHPELNGAYSFFPLLY